A region of the Methanoculleus sp. SDB genome:
CGGTGCCCCTGACGCTCTGCCTGAAACTGCTCTATGAGGTCTCCGGAGAACAGGCATAACGGTTAAAGGGGAGGGTGCATATGTGCATGCATCCGGAGGGGGGAGAGGTATGAGAAAACTCATCCTGGCTATGGTGGTGGCATCCCTCATCGTGCTCGCCGGGTGTACCGATTCGGGCGGAGCGGGCGGTGACAGGGGGCAGAAAGGTACGACGGTGGACATCTCAAGCGGCGGGAGGAATTACCCGGCCTATACCGCATCGCCGGGCGGGGAAGGGAAATATCCGGGTGTAGTGCTGATACACTCGTTCAACGGGCTTGAGCAGGGCTACCGGGATATGGCGGATCTCTTTGCCGCGGAGGGATATGTGGTCATTGCACCCGCGTGGCAGACATATGACCAGAGACCGGAGGATAGTGTGGTGGAGGTGCTTATCCGGGACACGATTGCCCACCTGAAAACCCGCGGCGACGTAGACCCGGCTCGCCTCGGCCTGACGGGATTCTGTGCCGGAGGACGCTATACCATGCTCTTCCTGCCCAGGATTGAGGAGTTCGGATCCGGTGTCGCGTGGTACGGTTTCCCCTATTCGGGCGGATTTAACAACGAGACAACTCCCGCAGAGTACATCTCCGATCTTGCCGATCCGATGCTGATCATCCACGGATCCCGGGATCAGGCAAGCCCGGTTGCGAACATCTACCGCTATGCCGCGGCGCTTGATGAGTCGGACAAGTACTTCGAGCTCAAGATCTATCAGGGCGAACCGCACGGATTTATGATTGAAAACGGGACTCTGTCTCAGAGTTTCGTCGCACAGGATGCCTATGAGGAGATGGTGGACTTCTTTGAAAGGACACTCGTCTGAAATCCCCGCCTGTTCTTTTTTCCGGTTCCCGAACCGCCATAGCATTATCTGGTCAGTCCTCCATAGTCCCCTCCATGGAACCCGTTGTTGATGCCGTACAGAGTGCCGACGGGATTGTGGTCACCTACATCTCCGGGACTACACGGTCATCTGAATTTTTTACGTATGAGGACCTCATACGGATGAAGATCAACGTGTCGGCTCTGCTCGACCATCCCGGATATTATGGTGTCGACCCTTCCGGCCATGGAATCAAGAGGACTGACTTTTGCAGGCCGGATATGCATACGAAGGGCCAATAAAAAAGACCACGAATCGCCGGTCAGGGAAAAAAGGAGACCGGGGAATTATTCCCTCACCCTATGCCAGGACGAGTTCTCCTGATCCCCTCGCGACGTTGTGCCTGAAAGTCGCCGAATCGGTAGTCCCGATCCCCCAGATGAATTTCACCGTCTGCCCGGAAATGAGCGTCCTGTCGTAGGTATCACCCGTGTTCAACAGCCGTGAAAATTCGATGATCGTGATGCCGTCCGACTCGGAACCGCCGGATGCGAGAATGTCACTCGTACCGCCGAGATCGGTGTCGGGAGGATGCGGGCCGACGGGCCCGGTCGAGTTCATGTCAAAAACAATCGCGTTCCCGTCTTCAACATACCCGAACAGCATGTCCGCGTCCATCATTGCGGTGGTGGGTTCGAATCCGATTGAGACCCACCCCGTCGCCTCGCCCCGGAGTGCCATGTAGAGCACATCCGGGTCGTTTGTCCAGTAGATTGTCATTTTGCCGTTGGAATAGGTCACACTGTTGTCGTATTCGCTCTCACCGATAATGCCGTCGGCCACCCACGGCACGGCGGATCCAGGGGGCGGTGTCGTTCCGGGAGCGGCCGTATCGGCCGGCATGGTGTCCGGCGGTACCGGTGACGGCGAAGCGGTCGGCGCGGGTGTGGGTTCCGCGGGCCCCGTGTCAGTGCACGCCGCACACAGAAAGAGTGCCCCCAGAAGGATCAGAAGCACGAGACATCGTTTCATGGGAGGGGCTGTTGTGCTGTGCGGTAATAAGCATTGTCCGGGCGTCCCGGCCTCTCGTTTTTTCATCTCGGACGGAAAAGAATGAAAGAATCATGGCATACCGGTTCTCCCGCAGGATGGAAAAGACCCCGAAATCATTTATCAGGGAAATACTGAAGGTAACACTGAATCCCGGAGTGATATCCTTTGCAGGCGGACTTCCGAATCCCGACCTGATTGACGTTGCAGGTATCGAAAAAGCGGCGGGCGATCTCATCAGGGAAGACGGGAAGGCCGCCCTCCAGTACTCGACGACAGAGGGCTACGAGCCGCTCAGGCAGTTCATCGCAGACCGTTACTCGAAGCGATACGGCCTTTCGGCCGATCCGGACGAGATCCTTATCACCAACGGCTCGCAGCAGTGCCTCGACCTGATCGGCAAGATCTTCATCGACCGCAGTGACGCCGTTGTCATCGAACGACCCGGGTATCTCGGCGCAATACAGGCATTTTCATTGTTCGAACCTGTTTTTCATGCGGTTTCCCTTCATGACGACGGGCCTGACACCGGAGAACTCGCCGGAATCCTCTACGATGAAGATCCGAAATTCTTCTATGGCATCCCGAATTCGCAGAATCCGACAGGCATTACCTATTCTGAGGAGAAGCGGCGTGAAATCGCAGAAATACTGCACGATACCGGGACGATCTTCGTCGAGGACGATGCATACGGAGAAGTGAGATTTGACGGCAGCGCGGAACTGCCGGTGACGCGATACCTTCCCGGGGAGGGTATCATGACCGGAACCTTTTCCAAGATTTTCTCACCCGGCATGAGGCTCGGCTGGATCTACGCACCCGGGGATATCATGGAGAGGCTTATCGTCGTAAAGCAGGCATCCGATCTCCACTCGAATTACCTGAGCCAGAGAATCCTCGCAACATACCTCGAAGAGAACGATATCGACGCCCATATCAGGAAGATCACTGCAGCGTACGCCTCGCGGGCCGCGCTCATGGCGGCGTGTATGGAGAAGCACTTCCCGGACGACATCACCTTCACGAGGCCGGAAGGAGGCATGTTCATCTGGGTCACCTTCCCCGAAGGGATTTCATCGGTGGAACTCTTCGAAACGGCGGCGAAACACAACGTGATTGTGCTCCCGGGGCTTCCTTTCTACGTGGACGGCGCGGGCGACCGATCGGCGCGATTCAACTTTTCAAACGCCAATCCCGACCAGATTCGAGCGGGCATCGATATTATCGCGGACGTCATTGAGGCAATCAGGAAATAGTAACCGCACCCGGTTGTCATCATCGCTCCGTTCCGTCATTCGGTGGGTCCGCACAAAGGCGAACACCCTGTCAAGCCCCGCAATAAAGACCGGGTTTTGGAGCAGGTTTGGCAGGCGGGATGATTCCCTTCCCCACATCCGGAAGTCAGCCCGGACCACTTCAGATTCTGAGTGGATATATATAAATATAAGGATAATTATGTATCGTTCTGATCCATCATGACACTGAAAAGAGAGGACCTCTATCCGCACGTCCGCAAGAAACTTCAGGAGTGGTATCCGGGAAGCAGGGGATGGACAATCTACGATCGCACCGAGGTGGCAGGCATCCAACCGGATTTCCTGATTGAAAAGCGGTCCGGCGAATGCATCGAGCGAAGCATCTGTACGGTTGAAGCGGCACGGACGATCACCGACGACCATGTACGGCGTATCAATCACTATGTCAGTATTCTCTCGGGAAAGAACATCTCGATCCTCGAAAGAATTCTCGCCGTACCGTCAGGAACCGACACGTCGTCCGTTCCGACCGGCATCTCCATCTTCCATCTCGAAAAGGTTCGGCAGGAATAAAACGTCCGGTGCACAATCACAGATACGGTAAGCCGAAAAATACCGCCGGTAAAACTCCCGTCCTCGAAGGGAGCTGATGGCCGGTATACCGGCGGGTGAAGAGGGCGCTTCCGTATCTCCGGAGACCCCCTTCCCGTGCGTCTTTTACCGGCACCAATGTACTTGAAAAATTACTCAATCCACTCTTTACGAACCTGAATTGTCTCGAGAAGAAGCTGCTGCTTTTCCGCTCCCCGGGTACAGTAGAATTTGTTTTTAAGTCCGAATTCTGCAGCGAAGGGACAGGTGGAACAAAGGCACTCGATTTCCCGGGTGATGCAGTCGCTTCTGCCAATCGTGCAGAAGACAAACGATTCCTCCCCCGGAGAACACTCCTTATAGGTGGGGCATTGCCTGCAGAGGCATTGTTTTTCACGTTTTTCAAGGATCAGCTTCTTTTCATCTTTTGAAAGATCGATTGTCTTCATCAGATCCTGATAGGTCTGTATGTCCATAGAAAAATCAACGTGTCGCACCAATATTTAATGTTTATTATCAAATTGGGGATTATGACCTGAATCAGGAGGCAAATCCCGGTTTCATCCAATCACCCGCCGGTCGCTCCGCAACGAATTCGAGAGAGAAAAACCTTCATCTTCCCCCAAAGGACCGGACATGCTCCCATGCCCGATGGTAGTGCGGGTACTCCTCTCTCTTTCCGTAGATCGATGTGTCCCGGCGGCCGTAATGCGCCCGGTCTTCGCCTGCCGGGCAGACTTTCAGGCAGATTCCGCAGGGAGCAATCTGCCGTTTCTTGAGCCCGGCGCTCTGCGAGGCGCAGGCGAACTTGTCGGTCAGCCCGGCCGGATAGTCGTCTTCATCGAGTGCGTGGGACGGGCAGTGGCGCACGCACAGCATGCAGCGCGTGCAGAGGTCTTCCTCAGATAACGGGTCCGGAGGGAGCCTGGCAGCCGTAAAGACGGAGCCGAAACGGACCCGCGGGCCATACTCACGCGTAAGAAGCATATTGTTCACCCCGAATGTCCCGAGCCCGGCAAGGAAAGCGGCATGC
Encoded here:
- a CDS encoding dienelactone hydrolase; its protein translation is MRKLILAMVVASLIVLAGCTDSGGAGGDRGQKGTTVDISSGGRNYPAYTASPGGEGKYPGVVLIHSFNGLEQGYRDMADLFAAEGYVVIAPAWQTYDQRPEDSVVEVLIRDTIAHLKTRGDVDPARLGLTGFCAGGRYTMLFLPRIEEFGSGVAWYGFPYSGGFNNETTPAEYISDLADPMLIIHGSRDQASPVANIYRYAAALDESDKYFELKIYQGEPHGFMIENGTLSQSFVAQDAYEEMVDFFERTLV
- a CDS encoding aspartate aminotransferase, which translates into the protein MAYRFSRRMEKTPKSFIREILKVTLNPGVISFAGGLPNPDLIDVAGIEKAAGDLIREDGKAALQYSTTEGYEPLRQFIADRYSKRYGLSADPDEILITNGSQQCLDLIGKIFIDRSDAVVIERPGYLGAIQAFSLFEPVFHAVSLHDDGPDTGELAGILYDEDPKFFYGIPNSQNPTGITYSEEKRREIAEILHDTGTIFVEDDAYGEVRFDGSAELPVTRYLPGEGIMTGTFSKIFSPGMRLGWIYAPGDIMERLIVVKQASDLHSNYLSQRILATYLEENDIDAHIRKITAAYASRAALMAACMEKHFPDDITFTRPEGGMFIWVTFPEGISSVELFETAAKHNVIVLPGLPFYVDGAGDRSARFNFSNANPDQIRAGIDIIADVIEAIRK
- a CDS encoding 4Fe-4S ferredoxin is translated as MAEDLKDVVLNKCRDMDIPLVGVANVERWEHPLFEPWVPEEFFPQAIFPEARSVIVIGLPVLLPVLETAPSIWYRELYTTVNTLLDQYTYRLAAFLNDQGSPSVFVPRDGYGDVQVLLEKPIAFFSQRHAAFLAGLGTFGVNNMLLTREYGPRVRFGSVFTAARLPPDPLSEEDLCTRCMLCVRHCPSHALDEDDYPAGLTDKFACASQSAGLKKRQIAPCGICLKVCPAGEDRAHYGRRDTSIYGKREEYPHYHRAWEHVRSFGGR